In Staphylococcus lloydii, the following proteins share a genomic window:
- a CDS encoding ComF family protein has protein sequence MMEQLYCQYNYKGIVKKILRQYKFMKDYALKEVIAQNIALPQNNYDYIIPIPSPRAREEERTFNVVTTVLDEMDVKYLPCVKTKHKLTQSSLTKKQREEQVNSFEIISTHDYTDRYILLVDDIYTTGITVHQVACKFFVRKIRKFDVFTFAR, from the coding sequence ATGATGGAACAACTATATTGCCAATATAACTATAAAGGCATAGTTAAAAAAATATTACGTCAATATAAATTTATGAAGGATTATGCGTTAAAAGAAGTCATTGCACAAAACATAGCATTACCGCAAAACAACTATGATTATATTATTCCGATACCATCTCCTAGAGCAAGGGAGGAAGAACGAACTTTTAATGTTGTGACGACTGTGCTTGATGAGATGGATGTAAAATACTTACCATGTGTCAAAACTAAACATAAACTAACACAGTCATCGTTGACTAAAAAACAAAGAGAGGAACAAGTTAATTCATTCGAAATTATATCAACGCATGATTATACTGATAGATACATTTTACTCGTTGATGATATTTATACAACTGGAATTACAGTTCACCAAGTCGCGTGTAAATTTTTTGTAAGAAAAATCAGAAAATTCGATGTGTTTACGTTTGCACGGTAG